From Halodesulfovibrio aestuarii DSM 17919 = ATCC 29578, the proteins below share one genomic window:
- a CDS encoding ABC transporter ATP-binding protein/permease, with translation MAKQLPPVTKRSMYFWVLHKNRPLQLTMITIIVITVAMRLVPIEMQKRIVSDAIQLKKIDALIYYCMIYISAVFLAGILKYTINILQAKVGESTLYRIRKHLYDHILTLPMPFFRRTSPGLVVSTLMAELLPMATFAGMAISAPLVNILTFFAFAGYMVYLDPLLAALSVAIYPVEMLIIPILQRKYNKLNRQKTNEWRRTSSIISESMTGIHEIQGNCAYSLEETKFQKSANWLYDLTYRLQIVKFGIKFTNNIFQSLGPFILFLVGGYLAIQGKFQLGALVAFLSAYEKLYDPWKELMEFYQLYQDCVVRYKQVMDYFDLLAEFPSMPVGRDVYKLNGHIELKDLSFTIGTNIRLLDNINLEIKAGEHLALVGFSGSGKSTLASAVGQMLKYTGGSVQLDGHEVAQMSKQDIAENVGIVAQHPFIFDGTILDNLVYSSEALMRQRGETEPELPDLDRIIEVAQQVGLFVDVLGFGLRTTLKKDSSPELIESLIRAREQFQQLHGAQLHNDIEFFDSRKYLQYASIAENIVFGAPRDESISLSNLHEQPIFVNFLKESNIFQQLELLGSNIAIRTIELIHNSPDEQELLQRSPVPAEDMPKFSRIVEQLRRAETPEKGLENLDQEARGALLYLSLNFTPSQHTISSIPEDIFTSISGIRTSFKKYMDEHMPNTFNTYNRKSYVHTLTIMDNIAYGHIKLDNAGAEERVQQHMNQLLIIEGVLETVLQIGLEHNVGNMGEDLSGGQRQKVALARAFLKQPPIYIFDEATSALDNASQTRIQNIMERMLKGKATILSVVHRLDTLPGYDKVAVLRSGKLVEKGTYVELMEKKGALYELVHGAN, from the coding sequence ATGGCAAAACAACTTCCACCGGTTACGAAGCGTTCCATGTACTTTTGGGTACTACATAAAAACAGGCCGTTACAACTAACAATGATTACAATCATTGTTATAACGGTCGCCATGCGACTTGTTCCTATTGAAATGCAAAAACGCATTGTTTCTGATGCAATTCAACTCAAAAAAATTGATGCCCTTATCTACTACTGCATGATTTATATTTCGGCAGTATTCCTTGCCGGTATTCTCAAGTACACGATCAATATTCTTCAAGCAAAAGTAGGAGAAAGCACTCTCTACAGAATCAGAAAACATCTCTATGACCATATCCTCACCCTCCCCATGCCTTTCTTCCGCAGGACTTCCCCCGGCCTTGTCGTTTCCACTCTCATGGCAGAGTTGCTGCCCATGGCTACGTTTGCTGGTATGGCCATTTCAGCCCCATTAGTAAACATACTCACATTCTTCGCTTTTGCAGGATACATGGTCTACCTAGACCCACTTCTTGCGGCACTTTCCGTTGCCATTTACCCCGTAGAAATGCTGATTATTCCAATCCTGCAACGCAAATATAATAAGCTGAATCGCCAGAAAACAAACGAATGGCGACGCACAAGCAGTATTATCAGTGAGTCTATGACCGGCATCCATGAAATACAAGGTAACTGTGCATATTCATTGGAAGAAACAAAATTTCAAAAATCTGCAAACTGGCTTTATGACCTAACGTATCGTCTTCAAATCGTAAAATTCGGCATCAAGTTTACGAACAATATTTTCCAATCTCTTGGGCCATTTATTCTATTTCTTGTCGGCGGCTATCTGGCAATTCAAGGAAAATTTCAGTTGGGTGCACTGGTGGCATTCCTTTCTGCATACGAAAAACTTTACGATCCATGGAAAGAGCTTATGGAGTTTTATCAGCTCTATCAGGACTGCGTTGTGCGGTACAAACAAGTTATGGATTACTTTGATCTGCTGGCAGAATTTCCTTCAATGCCAGTGGGCAGAGATGTCTACAAACTGAACGGCCACATCGAACTGAAAGATTTATCTTTCACAATCGGCACGAACATTCGACTACTGGATAATATTAATCTGGAGATTAAAGCTGGAGAGCACCTTGCCCTTGTCGGGTTCTCAGGAAGCGGTAAATCCACACTCGCAAGTGCAGTTGGGCAAATGCTTAAATATACCGGAGGCAGTGTGCAGCTGGATGGACATGAGGTTGCCCAGATGTCCAAACAGGATATAGCGGAAAACGTTGGAATTGTTGCCCAGCATCCATTTATCTTTGACGGCACCATACTGGACAACCTTGTGTACAGCAGTGAAGCGCTCATGCGGCAACGAGGTGAAACAGAGCCAGAACTGCCAGATTTGGACCGGATCATTGAAGTAGCGCAACAGGTGGGTCTCTTTGTTGATGTGCTCGGTTTCGGCCTGCGCACAACTCTTAAAAAAGATTCTTCACCGGAACTAATAGAAAGTCTCATCCGCGCCCGGGAGCAGTTCCAGCAATTGCACGGTGCACAGCTTCATAATGATATTGAATTTTTTGATTCCAGAAAATATCTGCAATACGCGTCCATCGCAGAAAATATTGTATTTGGTGCCCCGCGGGATGAAAGCATCTCCCTCTCAAACCTTCACGAACAACCAATTTTTGTTAATTTCCTTAAAGAATCAAATATATTTCAACAACTTGAACTACTAGGCAGCAATATTGCCATACGCACCATTGAGCTTATTCATAACTCTCCGGATGAACAGGAACTACTGCAACGCAGCCCAGTCCCTGCGGAAGATATGCCTAAGTTCAGCCGCATAGTCGAACAACTGCGCAGAGCTGAAACGCCCGAAAAGGGACTGGAAAATCTAGATCAAGAGGCCCGTGGAGCTCTCCTCTACCTTAGCCTCAACTTTACGCCTAGCCAGCATACTATCTCCTCCATACCGGAAGATATTTTCACCTCAATAAGCGGGATTCGCACGTCATTCAAAAAATACATGGATGAACATATGCCGAACACGTTCAACACATACAACCGTAAAAGTTATGTGCACACACTGACTATTATGGACAACATTGCGTACGGTCACATCAAACTTGATAACGCAGGAGCAGAAGAACGTGTCCAGCAACACATGAACCAGTTGCTTATTATTGAAGGCGTATTGGAAACAGTCCTGCAGATAGGTTTGGAACACAATGTTGGTAACATGGGCGAAGATCTTTCAGGCGGTCAACGTCAAAAAGTTGCCCTTGCACGAGCTTTCCTCAAACAACCACCTATTTATATTTTCGATGAAGCCACTTCCGCCTTGGATAATGCGTCACAGACCCGCATACAAAATATTATGGAAAGGATGCTCAAAGGCAAAGCAACTATTCTCTCTGTTGTACACCGTCTGGACACCTTACCGGGGTACGATAAAGTGGCAGTGCTGCGTAGCGGAAAGCTTGTGGAAAAAGGAACCTATGTTGAACTTATGGAAAAAAAAGGCGCTCTTTACGAACTCGTGCATGGTGCTAACTAA
- a CDS encoding cyclic nucleotide-binding domain-containing protein produces the protein METSQKPPSCEYDQNLDLLLKAEIFSKVPLERLRSYALLVKRMHYQVGEHVFHQGDIDNKAYLLIEGSLSVKHSYVDKSSTHGTITQGRIFGTLALLADTERLFSVQAITAAMCLILPRPKGLSELDKDPESAKTFLKIITDRITHWEKNCLVEAASIESCPCKYGVSLI, from the coding sequence ATGGAAACCAGTCAAAAGCCCCCATCCTGTGAATATGATCAAAATCTCGACTTGCTGCTTAAAGCTGAAATTTTTTCCAAAGTGCCGCTCGAACGTCTTCGTTCCTATGCTCTGCTCGTCAAACGAATGCATTATCAGGTTGGAGAACATGTTTTTCATCAAGGCGACATCGACAACAAAGCCTATCTGCTTATTGAAGGTTCACTTTCAGTAAAACATAGCTATGTGGACAAATCGAGCACACATGGAACTATTACTCAAGGACGTATTTTCGGTACGCTGGCGCTTCTCGCCGATACCGAGCGTCTTTTTTCTGTTCAGGCAATCACAGCTGCAATGTGTCTTATTCTTCCACGTCCAAAGGGCTTAAGTGAACTTGATAAAGACCCTGAGAGTGCAAAAACATTTTTAAAAATTATTACAGACCGAATAACTCACTGGGAAAAAAACTGCTTAGTTGAAGCAGCTTCGATTGAAAGTTGTCCTTGTAAATATGGAGTAAGCTTAATCTAA
- a CDS encoding C-GCAxxG-C-C family (seleno)protein, with amino-acid sequence MKLNKYAEASFADAELTPEAAAIVERLKLQAENLFETRALLCAEAVLVTLNEAFDGSLSEEQAINLGSTFCMGVGSAGCMCGALAGGLASVGMFTGKGRLATSNAHARECGKDLHDAFVRNHKTTCCRTLTRNFKEDAAKHFAQCTMLTGNVTELAARIIIAERCGVISEKTARKPLSKAHVLGMRVGNIFRILRKKWVAGCR; translated from the coding sequence ATGAAGTTAAATAAGTACGCTGAAGCGTCATTTGCTGATGCTGAATTAACTCCTGAGGCAGCAGCCATTGTTGAAAGGCTGAAGCTTCAGGCAGAAAATCTCTTTGAGACTCGGGCATTGTTGTGTGCCGAGGCTGTTCTGGTCACTCTGAACGAAGCATTTGATGGTTCTCTTTCTGAAGAGCAGGCCATTAACCTTGGTTCGACTTTTTGTATGGGAGTGGGCAGTGCTGGTTGTATGTGCGGGGCACTCGCAGGCGGACTTGCTTCTGTAGGCATGTTCACTGGCAAAGGGCGTCTGGCAACAAGCAACGCGCACGCACGTGAGTGTGGAAAAGATTTGCATGATGCTTTTGTGAGAAATCATAAGACAACGTGCTGTCGTACGCTTACCAGAAATTTTAAAGAGGATGCAGCAAAGCATTTTGCGCAGTGTACAATGCTTACAGGGAATGTAACTGAACTTGCTGCCCGTATTATTATTGCAGAACGTTGTGGAGTAATTTCTGAAAAAACAGCGCGTAAGCCTCTTTCGAAGGCTCATGTTCTGGGGATGCGAGTAGGAAATATTTTTCGAATTCTGCGTAAAAAATGGGTAGCTGGCTGCCGGTAA
- a CDS encoding rhodanese-like domain-containing protein, which produces MMLSGFMGIGDSEVELEAKAIKLAKEVQRGDYNVISSQELKDALGKDNILVIDTMPYEASYKKNHIPGAKQFLFPVPEMNEWDGKETGGKTQADFVALLGADKDRMLVFYCGFVKCTRSHNGAMWARKLGYTNVYRHPGGIKAWKEAGYPVDEVK; this is translated from the coding sequence ATGATGTTGAGTGGTTTTATGGGAATTGGAGACTCTGAAGTTGAGCTTGAAGCTAAGGCTATTAAGCTTGCCAAAGAAGTGCAGCGTGGTGATTACAACGTCATTTCTTCGCAGGAATTGAAGGATGCGCTTGGCAAAGATAACATACTTGTTATTGATACCATGCCATATGAAGCTTCTTACAAAAAGAATCACATTCCCGGTGCAAAACAATTTTTATTCCCAGTTCCAGAGATGAACGAATGGGATGGTAAAGAAACCGGTGGCAAAACTCAGGCTGACTTCGTTGCATTGCTTGGTGCAGATAAAGATCGCATGCTTGTTTTCTACTGCGGTTTTGTAAAATGTACCCGTTCTCATAATGGTGCCATGTGGGCTCGTAAACTTGGTTATACTAATGTTTACCGTCATCCTGGTGGTATTAAAGCATGGAAAGAAGCCGGATACCCTGTAGATGAAGTTAAATAA
- a CDS encoding MauE/DoxX family redox-associated membrane protein codes for MIVPDNFPSCIFQRATAVLVVRIFLGSVFIYAGAGKLWDLHGFAIIIEEFGVLPLGLLPFVAVGLPVLEILAGVGLVWNVRGSLTVITAMNLMFMAVLGYAMYKGLVIADCGCFAAGEVPSGYDDGSALRDAFIRDVGLLSACCFLFVSSMRKKQGVKIL; via the coding sequence ATGATTGTACCCGACAATTTTCCTTCTTGTATTTTTCAACGTGCGACAGCTGTACTGGTTGTGCGCATTTTTCTTGGTTCCGTTTTTATATACGCGGGAGCCGGAAAACTTTGGGATTTACACGGATTTGCAATTATCATTGAAGAGTTTGGCGTGCTTCCTTTGGGGCTGCTTCCCTTTGTTGCTGTTGGACTTCCCGTGCTCGAGATCCTTGCCGGTGTCGGGCTTGTTTGGAACGTGCGAGGAAGTTTGACTGTGATCACTGCTATGAACCTGATGTTTATGGCAGTACTTGGCTACGCCATGTATAAAGGGCTTGTTATTGCAGACTGCGGCTGTTTTGCTGCGGGTGAAGTGCCTTCCGGATATGATGATGGCAGTGCGTTACGGGACGCATTCATACGGGATGTCGGCTTGTTGTCGGCTTGCTGTTTTTTATTTGTTTCTTCTATGCGAAAGAAACAGGGCGTTAAGATTTTGTAG
- the cbiD gene encoding cobalt-precorrin-5B (C(1))-methyltransferase CbiD, protein MAEKRLREGYTTGSSASAAAGAALRLLLTQEIVTTLEIALPPFLQENGATGTPNERLEIPVHSVRLEKNGAVGSVIKDGGDDPDATNGLHIEAHVSLLPDSTGIILEGGKGVGQVTLPGLPVPAGNPAINPEPQEQIKAAVQEACAEAGYTGGVYVRIEVPQGEERAKNTMNARLGILGGISILGTRGTVKPYSHSSWKATILQGMDVSLAAGVECIGFSTGRRSERLLMEALPDWKELAFVQAADFVQFSLESAADKGFKCAAWSCFFGKLVKLAQGHAYTHAKTSPIDFVLLAQWCREAGIAETLLPEIEGANTARQVLDIINGDPNRDVALRYIATIARDSARAWAKEHVEISVYLFDFDGTLLTVV, encoded by the coding sequence ATGGCAGAAAAGAGACTACGAGAAGGTTATACAACAGGTTCGTCTGCATCAGCAGCAGCAGGTGCAGCACTCCGTTTATTGCTTACGCAAGAAATTGTCACCACGCTGGAGATTGCACTTCCACCGTTTTTACAGGAAAACGGGGCTACTGGTACACCAAATGAACGACTAGAAATCCCTGTTCATAGTGTCCGTCTTGAAAAAAACGGGGCTGTCGGAAGTGTTATCAAAGATGGCGGTGACGATCCAGATGCGACCAATGGCCTACACATAGAAGCACATGTATCGTTGCTCCCTGACAGTACAGGTATCATCCTTGAAGGCGGGAAAGGCGTCGGGCAAGTAACCCTCCCTGGATTACCCGTACCGGCAGGAAATCCTGCAATTAATCCGGAACCACAGGAACAAATAAAAGCAGCAGTACAAGAAGCATGTGCTGAAGCTGGATACACAGGCGGCGTTTATGTCCGTATAGAAGTACCTCAAGGTGAAGAGCGGGCAAAAAACACGATGAACGCCCGACTCGGAATTCTCGGCGGCATCTCTATTCTTGGAACCCGTGGAACTGTGAAACCCTATAGCCATAGTTCATGGAAGGCGACCATCCTGCAAGGTATGGATGTCTCTCTTGCGGCAGGAGTGGAATGCATTGGATTTTCCACAGGTAGACGCAGTGAACGTTTGCTTATGGAGGCTCTACCCGATTGGAAAGAACTTGCCTTTGTGCAAGCGGCAGATTTTGTACAATTCTCTCTGGAATCGGCTGCGGATAAGGGATTCAAATGCGCTGCTTGGTCATGCTTTTTCGGAAAACTGGTGAAGCTGGCACAAGGACACGCCTACACCCACGCAAAGACCTCACCTATCGATTTTGTTTTGCTCGCCCAATGGTGCCGTGAAGCGGGAATTGCCGAGACGTTACTCCCTGAAATTGAAGGAGCCAACACAGCAAGGCAAGTTCTTGACATCATTAATGGTGATCCAAACAGGGACGTTGCGCTGCGCTACATAGCAACCATAGCTCGCGATTCCGCACGGGCATGGGCTAAAGAACATGTTGAAATTTCTGTCTATTTATTTGATTTTGATGGCACCCTGCTCACTGTTGTGTAA
- a CDS encoding bifunctional cobalt-precorrin-7 (C(5))-methyltransferase/cobalt-precorrin-6B (C(15))-methyltransferase produces the protein MAIHVVGLGIDPDTLPELHEQIITTADVLVGGKRQLAAFADLDAETIPITSPLSNVFNAIEASYNARKEVVVIADGDPLFYGIGDSIIKKFGSENVVIHPNTATIQAIAARAKVSWQDMRMLSLHGRNDYTPLYTALMQCDHVAVLTDDTNIPAVIAQKLLDRGLTWFNIGIFEDMGTDNEKITNCTLDEASCRSFSRLNAVLIKRTGHPEQPLRVGIPDTQFATERKLITKRPVRAASLSMLELEPRNIMWDIGAGSGSVSIEAAHLLSKGAVYSVERKSERVDLIRKNRARFGALNVDILHGDAQTCIEGLPTPDRIFIGGGLGSDNALLASLCERLQQHGLIVVNCTLLSSLETAKNHFKSCGWEYDVTMIQASVSSPLAGDIRLDSMNPIFIISARKPVPEKQSD, from the coding sequence ATGGCTATTCATGTCGTTGGTCTCGGGATTGATCCCGACACACTTCCTGAACTTCACGAACAAATAATCACAACCGCTGATGTGCTTGTGGGGGGCAAACGTCAACTAGCCGCTTTCGCCGACCTTGATGCAGAAACTATCCCTATCACATCACCACTATCCAATGTTTTTAATGCGATAGAAGCCAGCTATAACGCACGCAAAGAGGTTGTTGTCATTGCTGACGGTGATCCTTTGTTCTATGGCATCGGTGACAGTATTATTAAAAAGTTCGGTTCTGAAAATGTGGTTATCCACCCAAACACCGCGACTATCCAAGCTATTGCAGCACGAGCAAAAGTTTCATGGCAGGACATGCGCATGCTGTCCCTGCACGGACGCAACGACTACACCCCACTCTACACAGCACTTATGCAATGCGACCACGTAGCCGTGCTTACAGATGACACCAATATACCTGCGGTTATTGCCCAAAAATTATTAGACAGGGGGCTTACATGGTTCAACATTGGTATCTTCGAGGACATGGGGACAGATAACGAAAAAATTACCAACTGTACTCTGGATGAAGCAAGCTGTCGCAGCTTCTCCAGACTCAACGCCGTACTTATTAAACGTACAGGCCATCCAGAACAGCCTTTACGCGTCGGGATTCCGGATACGCAGTTTGCTACCGAGCGCAAACTGATAACCAAACGCCCTGTACGCGCAGCATCACTCAGCATGCTGGAATTAGAACCACGGAACATCATGTGGGATATTGGAGCAGGAAGCGGCTCAGTTAGCATAGAAGCAGCTCACCTTTTATCCAAAGGTGCCGTATATTCTGTTGAGCGCAAAAGCGAACGAGTAGATCTTATTCGCAAAAACCGCGCGCGGTTCGGAGCCCTCAACGTGGACATTCTGCATGGTGATGCGCAAACATGCATTGAGGGATTACCAACGCCGGACAGAATCTTTATCGGAGGAGGACTAGGTTCTGACAACGCCCTCCTCGCATCACTCTGTGAACGTCTGCAGCAACACGGTCTTATCGTTGTAAACTGTACTCTTCTTTCCAGCCTTGAGACAGCAAAGAACCACTTTAAGTCCTGTGGATGGGAATACGACGTCACAATGATCCAAGCCTCTGTATCCAGTCCACTAGCAGGAGACATCCGGCTTGACAGCATGAACCCGATATTCATCATCAGCGCACGCAAGCCAGTGCCTGAAAAACAATCAGACTAG
- the cobM gene encoding precorrin-4 C(11)-methyltransferase, protein MTTTRPEWKTAPVWFIGAGPGDPELITLKGARMIAEADLVLYAGSLVPPVIIEGAKPSATVMDSASMNLEETHAAVVKTVRDGGTVARVHTGDPSLYGAIREQMRLLDKEDIGYGTIPGVTASFAAAAASATSLTVPEESQSVIITRLEGRTPVPETEKLRDMAKHRCAMAVYLSAAHPERLVEELRVGGLEDDIVVVIAYRVGWPEQKIIRTTIGNVCETVAEHNLTRQTVFLVLPGEDNKEHFSKLYDAGFLHGFRN, encoded by the coding sequence ATGACGACCACACGCCCTGAATGGAAGACAGCCCCTGTATGGTTTATCGGTGCAGGCCCCGGAGATCCTGAGCTCATCACACTTAAAGGCGCCCGTATGATCGCTGAAGCAGACCTAGTATTATATGCAGGTTCACTTGTTCCTCCCGTCATCATCGAAGGTGCAAAACCATCTGCGACGGTTATGGATTCTGCTTCAATGAATCTGGAAGAAACGCATGCCGCAGTTGTAAAAACCGTCCGTGACGGCGGCACCGTCGCCCGTGTACACACTGGTGACCCAAGCCTGTACGGTGCCATCCGCGAACAAATGCGTCTGTTGGATAAAGAAGATATCGGCTATGGCACCATTCCCGGTGTAACAGCCAGCTTTGCAGCCGCAGCAGCATCCGCAACGTCCCTTACTGTACCGGAAGAGTCACAGTCAGTAATCATCACCCGCCTTGAGGGGCGCACTCCTGTGCCGGAAACAGAAAAACTGCGCGACATGGCAAAACATCGCTGCGCAATGGCAGTCTACCTTTCTGCTGCGCATCCTGAACGGCTCGTGGAAGAACTGCGCGTCGGCGGCCTCGAAGATGATATTGTGGTTGTTATCGCCTACCGTGTAGGCTGGCCTGAACAAAAAATTATCCGCACAACCATCGGCAACGTCTGCGAAACTGTTGCAGAACACAACTTAACTCGTCAGACAGTCTTTCTTGTTCTCCCGGGTGAAGACAATAAAGAACATTTTTCAAAACTCTACGATGCCGGCTTCCTGCACGGCTTCAGAAATTAA
- a CDS encoding AraC family transcriptional regulator, which produces MNTKKVHIREQIAQTQRYIEEHLDSNIPLESLAASCGYSALYFHSIFTGIVGEGVKEYQRRLRLQRAANQLLFSETSLIDIALDTGYESQEGFSRAFKKRFNFSPLQFRKLQPNYGSLSGGKLMNTVMPQSAPKISIKTCAPITVAAVRHIGPYSECEVAFSTLCTWARKHGLYGTFRQVIGITHDDPRTTPAEKLRYDACMEIPNDFEVSNEVQKYTISGGRYACCTHKGSYRNIAKTFAAILGSWFPDSGENLTNNPPLEIYLNSPSNTPEDELLTELRIPLR; this is translated from the coding sequence ATGAATACGAAGAAAGTACATATTCGCGAGCAGATAGCGCAGACACAACGGTACATAGAGGAACACCTTGATTCAAATATTCCTCTTGAATCTCTGGCAGCATCATGCGGATATTCCGCACTCTATTTTCACTCTATTTTTACAGGAATAGTCGGTGAAGGAGTAAAAGAATATCAACGCCGCCTGCGTCTACAGCGTGCAGCGAACCAGCTACTTTTCTCCGAAACATCACTCATAGATATTGCTCTGGACACAGGGTACGAATCGCAAGAAGGATTTTCGCGCGCATTCAAAAAACGGTTCAACTTCTCACCACTACAATTCAGAAAACTACAGCCAAACTATGGTTCTTTATCTGGAGGCAAATTAATGAATACTGTCATGCCACAATCTGCACCAAAAATATCTATCAAAACCTGTGCACCCATAACCGTAGCAGCGGTGCGCCATATAGGTCCCTACAGCGAGTGCGAAGTTGCTTTCTCCACTCTCTGCACATGGGCACGGAAACACGGTCTCTACGGCACATTCAGACAAGTCATAGGCATAACACACGACGACCCGCGGACAACGCCAGCGGAAAAACTCCGGTATGACGCCTGCATGGAGATCCCAAACGACTTTGAAGTCTCAAACGAAGTGCAAAAGTACACCATCTCTGGTGGACGCTACGCATGCTGCACCCACAAAGGGTCATACCGCAACATAGCCAAAACGTTTGCAGCTATACTGGGTAGCTGGTTCCCCGATTCCGGCGAAAATCTCACAAACAATCCACCGCTCGAAATTTACCTCAACTCGCCTTCCAATACCCCTGAAGATGAACTGCTTACGGAATTACGGATTCCGCTAAGATAA
- a CDS encoding menaquinone biosynthetic enzyme MqnA/MqnD family protein — protein MQKSLKKLRVGRIRYLNVLPIYHPLETGLLGENFDLVYGTPAELNEQMDAGNLDVSSCSSFEYARHPEKYFLLPDIAIGSAGPVMSVLLISQKPISELGGEEILTTAQSHTSAALLRMLFRDCLKLDVSYKTGSVSDFIDQGDLPTAALCIGDEALRLRNDDRYPYRLDLGEAWREWTGLPFIFGVWIVSRKSVESGCFTQDPAELFRNAKNWGDENIEQVIGLAEKAGYMDTEGLTQYFQSLVYDLGEEEQKGLRLFFKRLAEAKEIPSVPELEFYSHQC, from the coding sequence GTGCAGAAGTCGTTAAAAAAATTGCGGGTAGGACGTATTCGTTATTTGAACGTGCTACCAATCTATCATCCGCTGGAAACCGGTTTGCTTGGAGAAAATTTTGATCTCGTATACGGAACTCCGGCAGAACTGAACGAGCAGATGGATGCAGGGAATCTGGACGTTTCTTCCTGTTCTTCTTTTGAATATGCACGGCATCCTGAAAAATATTTTCTTCTGCCAGATATTGCTATAGGCAGTGCCGGACCAGTTATGAGTGTGCTGCTCATAAGCCAGAAACCCATATCTGAGCTTGGCGGGGAAGAAATTCTTACAACAGCGCAGTCTCATACGTCAGCAGCGCTCCTGCGTATGCTGTTCCGGGATTGTCTGAAGCTTGATGTATCTTATAAAACTGGCTCCGTATCCGATTTTATTGATCAAGGTGACCTGCCGACAGCCGCCCTCTGTATCGGTGACGAAGCATTACGACTCAGAAATGACGACCGTTACCCGTATCGTCTTGATCTCGGTGAAGCATGGCGCGAATGGACAGGACTTCCCTTTATTTTCGGCGTCTGGATAGTCTCTCGAAAATCTGTCGAATCCGGTTGTTTCACTCAAGATCCTGCAGAACTTTTCAGAAATGCAAAGAACTGGGGTGATGAGAATATTGAACAAGTAATCGGGCTTGCAGAAAAAGCAGGGTATATGGATACAGAAGGGTTGACCCAGTATTTCCAGAGCCTTGTTTATGACCTCGGCGAGGAAGAACAAAAGGGGTTACGCCTGTTCTTTAAACGTCTTGCAGAAGCAAAGGAAATCCCATCAGTGCCGGAGCTTGAATTCTATTCGCATCAGTGTTGA